The following coding sequences lie in one Alicyclobacillus curvatus genomic window:
- a CDS encoding thiolase family protein, producing MREAVIIDAVRTPFGRYRGTLKSVRPDDLAALVIRALLQRNPALNPEAIEDVVFGAANQAGEDNRNVARMALLLAGLPVSVAGSTVNRLCGSSLEAVNLSAAHIMAGAADVMIAGGVESMSRAPLVMLKPEEEFARGDRQMVDTTLGWRFTNPRLAEMYHPYSMGETAENVAEKYGIGREEQDDFALTSQMRAAQAWTQGRYQDHVIPVEVPVGRRETELFSEDEHMRPNTTIEQLAKLRPAFKAGGTVTAGNSSGINDGASAVLLMEKEYALALGLKPLARVVGYAVAGVDPAYMGIGPVYATRKLLSRAGLSISDIDLVELNEAFAAQSIACINELGLDMDKVNVNGGAIAIGHPLGASGGRILGGLVHELARRGGKYGVATMCIGVGQGIATLVERID from the coding sequence ATGCGAGAAGCTGTCATCATAGACGCTGTGCGCACACCTTTTGGACGCTACCGGGGTACATTAAAATCTGTCCGACCTGATGATTTGGCGGCCCTAGTCATACGCGCCTTGCTGCAGCGAAATCCAGCCCTAAACCCTGAGGCGATTGAAGACGTGGTCTTCGGCGCTGCGAACCAGGCTGGTGAGGACAACCGGAATGTCGCAAGAATGGCATTGTTGCTGGCTGGGTTGCCGGTGTCTGTAGCGGGATCGACCGTCAATCGCCTGTGCGGCTCGAGCCTCGAAGCTGTCAATCTATCAGCAGCTCATATTATGGCGGGGGCTGCCGATGTGATGATTGCGGGCGGGGTTGAAAGCATGTCACGGGCACCCCTCGTGATGTTGAAGCCCGAGGAGGAATTTGCGCGGGGCGACAGGCAAATGGTCGATACGACCCTCGGCTGGCGGTTTACGAACCCTCGGCTGGCAGAGATGTATCACCCGTACAGTATGGGAGAGACCGCAGAAAACGTGGCGGAAAAGTACGGAATTGGACGCGAGGAACAGGATGACTTTGCGCTGACGAGTCAAATGCGGGCGGCACAGGCGTGGACGCAGGGACGCTATCAAGACCATGTGATTCCCGTGGAGGTTCCGGTTGGCCGTCGTGAGACGGAACTGTTCTCGGAAGATGAGCACATGCGGCCGAATACCACAATTGAACAGTTGGCCAAACTGAGGCCTGCGTTCAAGGCCGGTGGCACTGTGACAGCTGGAAACTCATCGGGCATTAACGACGGTGCGTCTGCAGTGCTTTTGATGGAGAAAGAATACGCCCTTGCTCTCGGACTCAAACCCCTGGCCCGGGTTGTCGGCTATGCAGTTGCCGGTGTAGATCCCGCATACATGGGCATCGGACCGGTCTACGCAACGCGAAAGCTGTTGTCGCGTGCAGGCCTTAGTATCTCGGATATCGATCTCGTTGAACTCAACGAAGCCTTCGCCGCCCAGTCCATCGCATGCATCAATGAACTCGGACTCGACATGGACAAAGTCAATGTGAACGGTGGCGCGATTGCCATTGGTCATCCACTGGGGGCGAGTGGCGGACGCATTCTTGGCGGCTTGGTCCATGAACTCGCGCGTCGCGGCGGCAAGTACGGCGTCGCTACGATGTGTATCGGAGTAGGCCAGGGCATAGCCACCTTGGTGGAACGAATCGATTGA